Within Pseudomonas cichorii, the genomic segment GGACACCTTCGAGCGCCTGTATGCCGAAGACCGACAACTGACCATCCGCCGCGATGGCTGGGGTTTCCTGTTGGGCTTGCTGGGCACCGCGGCCTTTTACCTGACGTATGCCTGGGTGATTGTCGATGCCGTGCACGGGCGTATCACGCTTGGGCAAATGACCATGTATCTGGTGCTGTTCAAGCAGGGCCAGACCGCCGTGAGCAGCAGCCTGATGGCAATCAGCGGTTTGTACGAGGATGGGCTGTATCTGGCGGACCTCTATGAATACCTGGGGCAGCCGGTCCAGCCAGCTTCCGGCAGCCTGACCCAAGGCGTTATGCCCGGCGATGGCCTGCGTTTTGAAGCGGTGAGCTTCAGCTATCCGGGTGCAAGTCAGGCGGCGCTGGAGAATATCGATCTGCACCTGGCGCCCGGTCGCAGCGTTGCGCTGGTGGGGGCCAATGGTTCGGGCAAGACCACGTTGATCAAGCTGCTGACTCGCCTTTATCGACCGGATCAGGGCCGCATCCTGCTCGATGGCAGCGATTTGCAGGAGTGGGACGAAGATGCTTTGCGTACCCGTATCGGGGTGATCTTTCAGGATTTCATCCGTTATCAGTTTCTGGTGGGCGAAAACCTTGGCGTGGGCGATATCACGGCCTTCGATGACGAGGGTCGCTGGAAGGAGGCGGCCTCTCAGGGAATGGCGGCCTCTTTCATTGCGCAGCTCGACAAGGGTTATGCGACCCAGTTGGGTCGCTGGTTCAAGGGCGGTCAGGAGTTGTCCGGCGGGCAATGGCAGAAGATCGCCTTGTCCCGCGCCTACATGCGGCGTGATGCCGATATTCTGATTCTCGATGAGCCGACCGCCGCACTGGATGCCGGAGCGGAAGCCGCGGTATTCGATCGTTTTCGCGAGTACGCCAAAGGGCGCATGACGCTGTTGATCTCCCATCGTTTTTCCAGCGTGCGCAACGCCGAGCATATCGTGGTGCTGGAGCAGGGGCGTGTGCTGGAACGTGGCGATCACGACAGTCTGATGGCGGCCGGTGGTCACTACGCAACGCTGTTCGATCTGCAGGCCGAAGGCTATCGCTAAGCGCTCTGCCATGCAGGTGTTGGCCGGCGGACACCAACAAAACACTTGCAGCGCCTGGGCTGAGGGCGTTTTATAGGGCCTCTTTGCCAGGCGCCGGAGCGCGCTCGTTTTTATCTGAACCAGACGGAGACATCGATGCAATTT encodes:
- a CDS encoding ABC transporter ATP-binding protein, whose protein sequence is MSLVPRLTSFLQQAVRAMQLVWTTSRALSLGLVLATLIAGLLPALAAWLGQRIVDSVLAAIELNTATGDAPLWPVLRYVLLEAGVLALLAAAQRALSVQQALLRVQLGQKVNTLILEKAQTLSLLQFEDSEFYDKLVRVRREASVRPLALVTKSLGLMQNLIALMGFAVLLVHFSPWALLILVLGALPVFFAEAHFSGNAFRLFARRAPETRKQNYIEALLSNEVHIKEVKLFGFAPLLLKRYRDTFERLYAEDRQLTIRRDGWGFLLGLLGTAAFYLTYAWVIVDAVHGRITLGQMTMYLVLFKQGQTAVSSSLMAISGLYEDGLYLADLYEYLGQPVQPASGSLTQGVMPGDGLRFEAVSFSYPGASQAALENIDLHLAPGRSVALVGANGSGKTTLIKLLTRLYRPDQGRILLDGSDLQEWDEDALRTRIGVIFQDFIRYQFLVGENLGVGDITAFDDEGRWKEAASQGMAASFIAQLDKGYATQLGRWFKGGQELSGGQWQKIALSRAYMRRDADILILDEPTAALDAGAEAAVFDRFREYAKGRMTLLISHRFSSVRNAEHIVVLEQGRVLERGDHDSLMAAGGHYATLFDLQAEGYR